The proteins below come from a single Xyrauchen texanus isolate HMW12.3.18 chromosome 3, RBS_HiC_50CHRs, whole genome shotgun sequence genomic window:
- the LOC127621840 gene encoding uncharacterized protein LOC127621840, producing the protein MHAIRRVEGPMFKILRGSTFVCSRHFTDANYTAATGRKHLRKGAVPSRFKWNNLGETSRESVYKRIRVQTIETFPIPSSDDTQDDEIDSEVTAGADHDYAVIPLPGAQDAAAARIQDLEAEVRKLESEVMQLRMGHSLSQFQRFCASDEDIRFYTRFPSEEVFQAFWKAIEPSASLLVYWSNALKKGQATAAEASHSHHRSLPLIDEFFLYCCRVAAGLKEKVLADIFKVSVSTVSRIIITWASYLYLVLGSLPIWMSREQVISTMPDKFRQFCPEVRVIIDCTEIRCQNPSSLTLQSEVFSSYKNTTTFKGLIGIAPCGAVTFVSSLYTGSISDQELTETVRDS; encoded by the exons ATGCATGCTATTCGACGCGTAGAAGGCCCAATGTTTAAGATCCTTAGAGGCAGCACATTTGTTTGTAGCCGGCACTTTACCGACGCTAATTACACTGCCGCTACTGGTCGTAAGCACCTCAGAAAAGGGGCTGTCCCGTCCCGATTTAAGTGGAACAACTTGGGAGAAACTTCACGAGAGTCGGTTTACAAAAGAATTCGAGTTCAAACCATAGAAACCTTTCCTATCCCTTCCTCTGACGACACCCAAGACGACGAAATCGATAGTGAGGTAACAGCTGGAGCAGACCATGACTATGCAGTCATTCCTCTTCCAG GTGCACAGGATGCAGCAGCTGCACGAATACAGGATTTGGAAGCTGAAGTCAGAAAACTGGAAAGTGAGGTCATGCAGCTGAGAATGGGCCACTCTCTGTCCCAGTTTCAGAGATTCTGTGCTTCAGATGAAGACATACGTTTTTACACCAGGTTTCCATCTGAAGAGGTCTTCCAAGCATTCTGGAAGGCTATTGAGCCCTCAGCATCCTTGCTAGTTTACTGGTCTAATGCCCTGAAGAAAGGACAGGCAACTGCTGCGGAAGCTTCTCACAGTCATCACCGCAGCTTGCCACTGATTGATGAGTTTTTTTTGTACTGCTGTCGTGTTGCTGCAGGATTGAAGGAGAAAGTGTTGGCTGACATTTTCAAAGTAAGTGTCTCCACTGTTAGCCGCATCATCATAACTTGGGCTAGCTATCTTTACCTTGTCCTTGGATCATTGCCCATATGGATGAGCAGAGAGCAAGTGATTTCCACCATGCCAGACAAATTTAGGCAGTTTTGTCCAGAGGTGAGGGTCATAATTGACTGCACAGAGATAAGATGCCAGAATCCATCTTCACTCACGCTCCAGTCTGAGGTGTTCTCTTCATATAAAAACACCACTACCTTCAAGGGGTTGATCGGTATTGCTCCTTGCGGAGCAGTTACTTTTGTATCCAGCCTGTACACAGGTTCCATCTCCGATCAAGAGTTGACCGAAACAGTCAGGGATTCTTGA